Sequence from the Ziziphus jujuba cultivar Dongzao chromosome 9, ASM3175591v1 genome:
tatatatatatatatttatccctTTTTGCTCGATTGTTTTTTTATTCGGTCGTGGAGAAAATGAAGGCAAAGGGGaaggaatttgtttttttgtttaaataagtTTTGCATTGGGCTTGTCTAAAATCCAGGTTCATGTTTTTCTGGATTTGATCTTTCAATCTttcatccattttctttttagCAGCTGAAGTTGTTTTTGAATTTGGAAAAATGTCTTATGTGGATCATGTTAAGATATGATGGTTTTGCAAGTGTACAAAGCATTTTAGCTATTGAAATCTTCCTTTTTTCTATATGTAGattgatttcatttttttttttttttttttttttggtttggttcgTCAAATATCTccaacttgtttttttttgtctccTTTGTATGAAGAAATTCACAGTTCCTCAAAAATTCTTCTCTCATTTCTATGTGGTGGCTATGGTATGGACAACATTCTTGCTCGTGACCACTTGGATATATGCATATAGAATGGCGCCAATTGTTTCAAAGCCATTTCATTATTATACTATTACCAGCCATTTGACAGGGGGTTCACACATATTTTCATGGCATAAAACTTATTCGTCTCCTATGGAGTATAGATATGGCATTTGGCAATCtgtctttcttcttttgttaaTGGAAATTCATGTCTCGAGACGTCTTTACGAGACAATTCAAGTTTTCGATTATAGTCCGTCTGCTCGGATGCACATTTTTGGCTATCTAACTGGACTCTTGTAAGTTTCTTGAACAGGTGTTTATTTCTTTGAAGCATACATGTGTTTGTAGTTTATTATGGTCAGAGAAGCAATTCCACCacctaaatattatttattaactgtTGTTACATGGCAGTATGACATTACATTATGATATCTTGAATGATGTTGACATTGCCTTGGATATCTATATCTATGgataattgttttgttataCGTGTGctgaatacattttttttttctgatttgcTTAGGTTACAAATTTAGGGTGGATTATTGCATGCTTTAAAGTTTCGAGtgtgttattattgttgttccAAAAGTACCACCCTTtacttgtttccttttttattttattttaatttttttttccctgttggTTGGCTgatttagtttattattgtgTTATTAAAGGTCTATGGTAAACGTAGATCACACACTCAAACTGAAATGTAGGAATAGATGAACAAGAAGCAGACAACATTGAGACTTGGTTGCCCTTAGTTCTATGaagaatgattttttttgttttttttttaacttttcaacgaTTGAATTTATCTATTGTAGTTGAAAAAATGAAGCACACAAGGTGCTGGTTGCAATTTACGCTTATAGATTCATCTAGTACATTGTGTTCCTTTCAGTTACTGCAAATGATACTTGGAACTCATAAATTATCGGGAAGTTTAGCTAAATGAGATGTGTTCTTTGATTGATAATTACTAATAACATTGAGCTTCTCTTTGTTTCTTGTTGACTTCCTTATTTTGCACACATTGTAATTGTAGAAGATGTTACATTGATTTTGGTTATTTTCTGAGTTTAGTTTCTACATAGCAGCACCACTGTCACTTTGCTGCAACTGTGCACCGGAAGTTTATAAATTCATGTTGAATGGAGTAGCTCAGTTTATTGTTGAGGGCAAGAATTACGTGTCAGACATAGAATTTGATTGGTGGGTATTTGTGATCTCCCTTTTGAAGCTTCGGTGGCACCAATGGATTGGTGCAGCAATATTTTTATGGGGTTGGATTCATCAGCTTCGTTGTCATGCCATTCTTGTATGTTCTACTGTTTGATTACAAGTTTTTCAATATAGGTGCATTGTCAGAAACATCTTCATAATGCATATTATTGTATAATTACTTGCTGTCCACCAAGTTTCAGTTTCCatgtaaatgaaatattgtTTTGACATTTAAATTCTTCTACATCAGGGCTCACTCAGAGATCATAAAGAACAAACCAGTGAATATGTAATCCCTCACGGTGATTGGTTCCAAATCGTATCATCTCCACACTATTTGGCTGAGATTGTAACTATATCTCTCTCTGTGTCTCTcatctctttttcatttttcctattTCTGTAGATAACTAAAGACGTTATTTTCATTCTCtgttgtttctttctttacgATAAAGGTTATCTATGCTGGTCTTGTGGTTGCTAGTAGAGGAGCAGACCTCACAATCTGGTTACTTTTTGGATTTGTGGTATTATCTTTATCTTCTAGCTAAAAGTACATATTTCCCTATAATATAATGTAATCTCCTTACTTTAACCATTTGGGTTCTCTCTAATTAGAAACTGGATTgagtttgtgaattttatggtttttattatttgacTTTTGGACGTGTTATGAACTTAAAAAAGACATAAGATATGATATGCACATTCAATATGCTTATTTCTTATCACATTAAATGAggacaattttattttgaatggcAGGTGGCTAATTTAGTGTTTGCGGCAGCAGAAACTCAGAGGTGGTACCATCAAAAATTCAAGAAGTATCCGAGAAACCGGAATGCcattattccatttttttattaaaggaaaatgtgtatGAATTTGTAAAGAGTCGATTAAGCGGAAAATTTTGTAGATTACCAGTTCATGCACAAAGCTACGtataatcaaattgttaaactaCATTGGTTTAGCATGTTACAATTAAAATTTCCAACTTTCAAATATATTCTGTCCCAAGTTTGTGCCATGTTAAACAAGTAACCTAATTTGATTGTATTGTAATAGCAATCTTGAccttttatcaatttaaattctgtcaccaaatgaaaaatgaaataagaaTCAAAATCTATTCTGCTAGTGCAAACCATCTTTTAGACATTCTAGttctttttatttcattatttttcttctctataTGTGAGATTACTTTTATGTCATTATTTTTCTTCACTATATGTGAGATTACTAGAAGGCTAAAACCTAAAAAGCAAACGAAGAGAAAAGTGATAATCAGAAAGAGCTCAGCTTATACAAGCGAGCAATCAATTTACAAATCTAACAAAGCCATGAGAACTGATCTAAAAGTCTTTTTCAAAGTGCGTAAATGCCATTATCAAGTCTTGGAAAACGTGTAGTCTAGTGGCTACCAGCCTCCCACACTTATTCTTTTGAGAACGCAAGGAAAACCCTCTCAGACACATAAATGGTCAATGCTCATGCATAGAGATCTATGCCCCAAAACTTGGCAGGTTGGTTGGTCCTGTATTTCCTATCCAAACTTTTAATCAGCTCCATATCTTCTTTGGTAAGCTCGAAATCAAAAACTTCGAGGTTTTCTTTCAACCTCTCAAGTTTTGATGACTTTGGTATGACAACAGTGTTCCGTTGAACACCCCAACGGAGAGCAATCTGGGCAACGCTCCTTTGATATTTCTTAGCAAGATCCTAAAACAATGAATgagaatataaaattttcagcAAATTGGTATAGAATAAAAACTTAAATAGGTTTCGTAACTGGAAACACTGACACTTGATTTGTTTCATATAAGAAGAATTATACCTTGAAAACTGGATCGTCGAGACATGAAACGGTACCAAACCATTCAGTATTGGCAGCAGCACCTCCTAAAGGAGTGTGGGCTGTGACAGAAATCCCATGCTTCAGGCAAAATTTGACGAGGGAATCACGTTGGAAATAGGGGTGAGTTTCGATCTGGTTCACAGCAGGCTTAATTTTGGAGTAAGCCAAGCAATCTCTAGTTAGGAAGATGTCGTAGTTGCTGTGAACAATATTTTCAATTATCAGAGAACAATTCCAGATCTCacaaaactttaaaaacttaaaagaaatgcACCAAAGTCGGGGAAAAGAAGATCAGTAGGCTGGACCAAAGTCGAGCAAAACCAACTGGTGTGTGTGGGTGTTTATGTTTGTTTTGTCCTCTCTATCTCTTCAATTTCCACTTTAGTACGCCATAGGAAAATGGAGAACAGTAACCTTCTAACATAAGATACATACCAAAGAGGCTACAAATAGCACTTCTAAACTTTTCAATGCACACCACAAAGCCCGTCATGTAAATGCATATACACTTGCAAGGAGATGATGATATAACCAGGTCAATATTCTTACTGGATGAAcctctataaaaaataaattaataaataaacaaataacttAGTAGCGATTGATATTACTACCCTACATAATGCATTTCTTGTAAAGTAGGGATTGGAAGGTTTCAATCATCTATCAGTATCTCCACTTGAATCTACTTGATTTTTCTTCCCATGTTTGTGAGCACAGAATGAGAATTTTTTTCTAGCGTGCATAAAACTTTGATAACATAATGGCAGAACACAAAGGGGAAATGGTATAAACAAGCATATGAGTACGAATAATGCCATATAGACTATAGTTATTATACAACAATTTAAAAAGCCACCAGAACATGGATAGAAATTTTTAAACAGTTTGCTCACCTGATTCCAATACTACGTACCAGACCCTTGGAAACCAGATCTTCCATAGCATGCCAGGTAGTTTCCAAGGATACAGTTGTGTCTATCTCTAGGACTCCATCCTCATCTAAAGCACTGCCAGTGTTACCAACTCCTGATGTATGTAAAACAGAACcagcagaagaaaaaaataattcaatagaAATGGGTGAATAAATTTCATACGGCTTTTAATAGCTAAAAGCAAAATCATTCTTGGACTCCAAAGACAAACttcataaaattttgttaaccatatcTCCATAAATGGTACTAATATTTTCCAATCTAGCTAGCTAAAACCTATCATGTGGCCCCCACCACATCCCCTCTTTTTCTATGTAGCATTGATTGAGACATCTTTCCTATCTGACAAAGAGACTATCTACGTAGAAAGCCTTCACCGGAATCATGTAATTCCCCACCAATAATAACTTATACTGCATTGTCCATTTAATTTCTGGATCTACATGACCCAAGGAGATTTATCTTTTTGTTAGTTATTTAACTTTGGGTTACAAAACGCATATGAAGTTgtataaatgataattaaagcGGAGGGAAGCACCGGTATGTTTTGTGGCTACAGGGAAGTGGACAAGGTATAAATCCAGATATTCTAACCGTAGCTTCTTCAGGCTATCTTTGCAAGCCTCAAGAACGTGTCCATGGTCCGAATTCCAAAGCTGCACCCGGATCAACAGGAGGCAAATAAAACAGATTCAGTTTGGGCAATATAGAATAAGCATTAGTCAACCAAAGCAGAtgaaaaatagttaaaatagTTATAAATTAAACTGGCCTTGGTGGTAATAAAAAGGTCCTCTCTCTTCACAAGCCCAGTCTGAAATGCTTCTGCAAGAGCATCCCCAACTTCTGCTTCATTCTTGTAATCAGCTGCAAGCAACATCAATTGATCAAACATTGCATAGCTAACAAGCACCAGATAAAAGGTCTTATTATGGAATGAATATCCTGTCAACATTTTCAAGCCAGACAGAATAGAAGGCTGAAAGCAAACGATTAAGGTCACAAAAAACAGGGTTAGTAACCACAGTTGTTAAAATGTTGGCCATTATTCCAAAAACTTGAGCTTCTAACTAGGACCAATTTGtactaattataatattaatctcAAAGCATAGCCtctatttattaatttccacTTGTTTGCTGTCTCTCCATTAAGGGGATCAGGTGGATCTCTTTTAGTtactaaatttaacaaaatgcaTTACAAATCACAACCTTAATTACTTGGGATTTTGTATAGAACTTATTGAAAGCAAATGAAAAGTGTTTCGGGGGAATCAAAATTTGACAGAACCCAGTAAACTAAAACCCAAACATCACAGGtaaataggaaaataaatacaacccaataaacaaaaaaggaagTTGCAAATATCAATATGAAAAAGACAGCAGAAATGAAAAACACAGTACCAGCACAATCAAAATGACGGTAGCCAATTTGAATAGCGTTGATGATGAGGTCTCTGATTTCTTTTGGTTCCATGCGCCAAACGCCCAAACCCACGATCGGTATCTTAAACCCACTGCTCAGTGTTATTGCCATTTTCGTTTTTCAAACTTTGAAATCCCAAAAACCACGCAAAACTTTGTGATAAAGCTCTCGGTTCTCTGCCTGATGATAATCTGTTTACCTGGGTCCAGTTGCGTTGTCTGGTTGTTTGAGCTTTCTACTCCAGATGGCATCTCCGCGAGATCCCTGATTTTTATTTCCGTCCTAAAAATCAAACTTTTGCAATTGACTTATGTTACTTAATTTGCATAGTGCAAATTTACAATTAAGCGAACTTGATTTAGTTGTGAAATTAAcgaaaatgtttattttttattttagtttataattttttggacGTACAAATTATTGCTTGCTAGCAGTCCTCGATCGTTTGAATATGTTTTTGTACTACTACGCGTCTATagtgtcaaaaaaaataaaatttcatagtacaaaattttgattataatTGGCAAttattaaaacttttaaaatttttaatattttaacaaaattttaataaattttttatcaaatatttatattgatttattgaaaatttataattttttttattaaatttatatttaaaataattttaattaaaaaataaataaatattatttatgtttaattgtttatttaatgTCTGTTTGGCAGAgtttttttaaaggaattaaaagTTCTATTTGAAGGTTAAAATCTCTTCTGTTACAAAATTAGGATGTTTGACAAAAGTCAACAAGTACTTGttgatcaaaaaataatatttttaaactattttatagAAGCTCAAATAttgtactttttttaaaaaacttttctttttactttatataGAAACTTAATGACCATTTAatctagtttttttaatttatatggaaatttattaaatatttaatgcaacatttttatttacaactaaatatttattaatttttaattaaaaattatttttcaaaaacatctattatataaaactttacagactaaaattttactttcattaattttattataatttttatcataataaatttaatatttttataaatattatataatatatataaattataatacagataaaaatataaatatatatgtaaaaaaatgataaatattatataaatgtatagaaaatatattttctgcatTTATAGTTAAATGAATCGATAGAAAATAACTTTTAGATATCCTTTCAAACTTaactatcaaaaaataaaatttttacataaaatcaattaatattatataataattatcaaatatgatagccatatttgatataaaattgatatgattatcatattaataatttcatacaaaattatcaaaaatatacaaatttgataattattttttatattttatttatcaaaataaaaataaaaaagaaatcaataattttaaattatttagaaattttatacGATGTTAAGATGCCATATCATAAAAGGTAatttaagtaaaataattattatatatattttaattaataaaaaaattaattatatatgtattttttaatgataataatatattcaaatgtaattttttaaaaataaaaataataatttgtggaTATTTGagagattaagaaaaaaataaagatctataaaaaaaagcaattaagtatttttaagatataaaataaaattttaaaaatttattttttaaaatatgttcttttatttattaagtatattttataaaaaaataatttttcaaatatttttctttttatattttacaaataCCTGatgaccttttttattttttatagtttttatttttatttttttgatatataaaatatgcacaaagtattgtttttattttttgaaaaattatatttacatttttatatgaATCTATGGAATTCTTTTTTCATAttcgaatttttttaaaaaaattattatatgtaaaatatttttattttaatttttatttttaaaaaagtatgtttaatttttttaagttttttacttattaaaaaataattatcctcttttttttatttcttatttttttatttagaaatttttgaaatttgcattttaaattatataaaattacactTTTACACCTTTATTTCCATTAATTATTTGATAGAAGGACCAATGATGTAAGAATGTTGTGAGTTTTGGTTGGGCattgttagcaaacaatctctGGGATGCAACGTgccaatttcattaaaatttagGGTAGAACgtactaattttctaaaatattattattagataAATTAGTTATAATATTGCAAATTGTCATaataagaaatatttaattattatatttttgttttgaaaagatTTTACTATTAGATTAATCAACTTGCAAATGCATGTTTTTCTCTTGGATTAATCAACCAAATATTGCAAATTCCAAGCTATAATTGTACAAATATATGTAGGTCGGCTGGTGTTGAACTCTGGTCAACAATAATCTTGATTGGGTTCTTATTTATCGGGTTTGATTTGCCCAAACGCGGCCTTTGTCCTAAGCTCTTGGGCTGCGTCCCTGAGTCACCATGAACATTGGGCTTGATTCTTCAGCCGTGGCCGCATTGGGGCCTTGAATTTTGGGCTTGAACTTGGTCCAAGGATTGGGGCTTGAGCAGTGGACCTAAAGGCAGCCTTGACCTTGGGCCTCAAGCCCTGTAAAATTGGGACTCGACCATCTCCAATTTCTCagttggggaatttggcccaatgccctaTAGGGATGAGCTTCACGATTTCTACCCTTTcatttgctatcttttttttttctacccttcaatatctattttaaccttaaaacaaaaaaaaaaaagatttacatATCctgttatattttaaacaaaacaaaaatctactttttCTAAACAAACTTGTTTTTACACAaatacacacaaatacaaaaaaccaaagttGCCGTGGAAAAGCCAAACCAAAGttcatctcatctcagcacTGTCCGAGGTAattgtttgaatatttttgtttatttgttgccgtgggaccggtgtgggtttgtttttgtgtggatttttaGCCTTGCCGTGACCcatgtggatttgtttttgtgtttatttgttgccttgccaTGGACCCGTgtgcgtttttatttttattttttttgtgtttatttgttgcattACCGTTAAaaacttacaaatttagtacaatttgagacattgaaacttgtgatttgtgtttagaaccagttaaaaatgtggaatttttgaagatttaggtttttgtatggaagtgattataacctaggttttaggatagattgatattgggtattagtaggaaatgaagagaggaaaaaaatgggaccggtttggccttgaatGGTGGCCAGAGGTGGGAGAAACAACCGGGTCAAGAATCGGATCGGGACCGGTTCAGGCGAGTTCGGGTCAACCCGGACaaaggttgaagatggattgaacgacatgtcatctgggatgaacgacacccagacgacacgtcgtttttaattttttttaaatttttttggattccatcgacatccctgagcatggaaaataaacaaaggatgaaggcagggaaatcaatgaatttgatgaagaataatgttagtttgtaataaaaaaacataatatatgtatatatatatatatatatatatatttgttacaacttagggatataaggatttttaccctgatcgaagtttaaatccttaagctaaaggtgttatctcactagtgcatgatactcaaactctgtctagaaaactgcttttgtgggttgaaaagaagaatttttttaaaaacgtacttgacccgtaggaaactaattatatttctttttggatttgtatacagataaatCCTTGATCCTAAActaattatacagataaaataaatataaagtgaatgatttgtatagcatatataggtgtcagtaggtctgagcttttataaccaaatcaggttaaacacaagcagtatggggaagagatgtagctacattagttgacatactcatatagaagtggtggacatgttgcagtctagcttaacctatatgttcagattatagtctgcaactttctATGCAtattttttagacatatattgtatggtaagaaataattaaatataacatgaatatgatatgtatatatacagtctaagggctgcttttgattggcttataacaatctgtTTGTTGCGTAGCTTCTAtgtagtcttccacctctatacttcactttcttgtttttctattttgggtgaattgactacttcctctccagtcatttcaatatttcactttatctgcttctgcatgtaccatcataattggccacacTTGTGGGTTGCCCTATTAAAACCCcactttagactatagctgcattagaaatcttagttgcttttcagaccttcttttttcttttaagttttttcttcttcctttttgctagggtaatttattactaaaaatcagtacttggagataagagaaaaatactttatgattaattagaattgaagttgagaattccagagttagtactttctaaacgtatagatatatatatatatatatatagagagagagagagagagagagaagattggtgcataaaattttaggtacatggttagctagaagcaaacacgcaaacactttatccccaaaaaagaaaaaaaaaattaaagaagaaaaagaagaagatagaaagatttagaagtaaacacactgctatacagtaaatgttcagtaaatatTTTGTAGATGGTatacacaatatccttaggaagagagcgtatgaaatcgaggattgcggatatttatatatgtatacatagttgacaatgtggttaaaggtagataaaagtttattaatgttgtcaatgtacatttgtaggttgtactttataatggcaccaaagaggaacttgcgacgtcaaccgaagaagggagttaagaaggtggaaagtaagagatgcggtggtagcacagcagcactcgactctaagcgtcgacgaactactaggcagaaatccaaagctgagacggaaagcgccaaacttcgagggcacgttccactttcctctcccccatttgatatggtaagttttatattcatttatgttgttttgtgcggtaaatgataagacatctatcagtatttattcatgaatgtgaaaactcaagaaaaacttcacccgatggccattggtaattgccgataggccatcgggattttttttagttcattgtaggttgattactgatggttacatcggtaattaccagttgtgcaaaaatgtgaacccatatgtcttaagatttagttggaaattattattatcaagttagggtggaaaaatagggtatgattaaattgctgatgtcagttccatttatgtaattcattttgcaacccatcgatgctccaaaggaacgaatctttcaggatgccgatatatttaaagttagggcacattcattcgggaatccaatagaagcgaacaaagtaattacaagtgtcctcacaagtgagcagctggaaaagtatagacaaacatgttttggacacttacttgacatgaagaacctctgGTTCTCTGGTCAGGTAGTGCATCACCTACTTTGCAGACAAattgtgtccaacaatccagaagtactggagtttaacttcggtgGATCTGGAatgcggtttacgaagtgggaattcgcactcattagtggcttaaagttttgtaggtacccttccatgtatgatatgcaaatttccaaaggaaaggagctgttcacgaggttgctagatgacaggactgacttgaaaccgcccgaactggaacgaatattcaagggtacactttttgtggatgattgggatgctgtaagaattgcgttactatatttcttagttcatggtgtactcggaatggatccgaaggttcaaataaatagaaaattcattgatttggttgctgatatcgaggtatttaatacctacccttggggcattctgagttacaaggagacgatcaactcattccataatgcattccagcatagaggacgtgcagtaaagaataaatcacagtatTATTGGTTcaccgaaccattttgctgtccataattggttcacctcaaatagcaatgtaaggcaaattttttttagactacatggtacgactacattcaagttacattaccatagtcagtttccaaatttacttttttttcttttcttcatttcatgtagtatgttgtgcattggaggttagatgctaccaatgaggagaagactatggattactggcgaacaatagcagttaACATACATGAAGTGcgctacacgtcacctccacttgtagcaccaatagccactattggcgctaaagatgcgtccaaagctgaggagcattctagtggccctccagatgctaatttcagggtatgcaattgttacttgcacgcaaatttgtatttcatatgttgtactaatatatgttgacttatgctttggatattgatattgattagcttgcttgcttggaggcaaaatttgatgaattaaataaagagatggcagcgttaaggaagatgcttagttctgttattgaccaacaaaagcatcaggtatcatttagactatcatttagacaacttagtatactttagtgtttcagcattattaaataatatattgtaattcagcaattatttgttgatAGAGTTTGGaaactgcaaaataaccattgtgttttgcaggccgaacATCATATGCACAGCCATTCATCGTCATCTTCGATtcgaccatcatcccctgtggcactgtcatttggagagcaagtcgaagaatttgatgcacccatagacggttccaatggtaggaaggaggatgatgattgtactacaccgtttgagcctatcgtacctggaggaccctatatggaggattcctgggctttggtgccatatcggcctttgcattttgggtgggatatcggtgcttcagctaacagtccacatcatgaccaatcagctgagattgaggtggaagattgGACGCATAAtgttggtgatacaagccgattcgaTAGAGTTTACCACTAGTCACATCatgtcatctctccttacaccgacccgtgtaaaaagaaggtcaaatttaatcttaatcgacatattgatgcatcgaaggagagggcgttcgatgagtggtatagggtggcaccgaaggaagcaaccgtgtgtacatcttatatgacggtgggaaagaaattttttgctgagctacttacctctgaaggatggttgaatttcgatgtaagttatatgctttatgttcatgtaaaatcattgtgttcctacgtttggaatgatgttttatttatcacttcgcacttgttacttatttcctttaatgtggttttgcagcatattgatactattttgtatttcatacgaaaaaggcggtttgagaatgagaagataTTCACccacacctgtgccatattagacgtgttattttgggtaagatgatgggatgttactgcattacttaatgttatattgatgatattttatattgtatatatttcattatttggcagtcatccatcaaagggcgttatcccatatggagggcatctcgtagcacatattcatgtgatgcgaccctttgtagctgtgtgcgtgggaagtcacccaaacctagcgtgccgtggcggagatgtgattatgtaagtccctacatatatttaaaaaaattctcactaagtttcccattttgtggataatgaggttatatTCTAATTTgta
This genomic interval carries:
- the LOC107426562 gene encoding NADP-dependent D-sorbitol-6-phosphate dehydrogenase, giving the protein MAITLSSGFKIPIVGLGVWRMEPKEIRDLIINAIQIGYRHFDCAADYKNEAEVGDALAEAFQTGLVKREDLFITTKLWNSDHGHVLEACKDSLKKLRLEYLDLYLVHFPVATKHTGVGNTGSALDEDGVLEIDTTVSLETTWHAMEDLVSKGLVRSIGISNYDIFLTRDCLAYSKIKPAVNQIETHPYFQRDSLVKFCLKHGISVTAHTPLGGAAANTEWFGTVSCLDDPVFKDLAKKYQRSVAQIALRWGVQRNTVVIPKSSKLERLKENLEVFDFELTKEDMELIKSLDRKYRTNQPAKFWGIDLYA
- the LOC107426582 gene encoding polyprenol reductase 2; translation: MEVGLVGLLRVSWIAGTLPILIASLPCSGLTSFHRALSGFAKRGKTLQSSSEKFTVPQKFFSHFYVVAMVWTTFLLVTTWIYAYRMAPIVSKPFHYYTITSHLTGGSHIFSWHKTYSSPMEYRYGIWQSVFLLLLMEIHVSRRLYETIQVFDYSPSARMHIFGYLTGLFFYIAAPLSLCCNCAPEVYKFMLNGVAQFIVEGKNYVSDIEFDWWVFVISLLKLRWHQWIGAAIFLWGWIHQLRCHAILGSLRDHKEQTSEYVIPHGDWFQIVSSPHYLAEIVIYAGLVVASRGADLTIWLLFGFVVANLVFAAAETQRWYHQKFKKYPRNRNAIIPFFY